One Spiroplasma sp. NBRC 100390 DNA window includes the following coding sequences:
- the potB gene encoding spermidine/putrescine ABC transporter permease has product MTNKEKPPGKVKTWFKKQTSRIKSLSQHFAAWCRTKYLNISYQTKQSKWFKRGLNPILWPYIIIMILLIVVPLLIILLYSFIQPTGNSLVFEINFKNFVTFLSERKFVIALLLALGYSFIAALIAIVIAYPVAYVMAFCKSKLLSKNIWILVTLPIWINMLLKIIGLQTLFNIIAPGLLGTPISVVIGMVYAFLPFVILPIYNSLDKIDKSLIEASKDLGANGFKTFWKVVFRQSIPGIIAGGTLLLVQAATSLIIVKFMGNGRINLIVDVIESYFFKGENFGIGAAISVILAIIVFLIIVLSNLLSRYFETRKGRRNEKIS; this is encoded by the coding sequence ATGACAAACAAAGAAAAACCGCCAGGGAAAGTTAAAACTTGATTTAAAAAACAAACTAGTCGTATTAAATCACTTAGTCAGCATTTTGCGGCTTGATGTCGAACAAAATATCTTAATATTTCTTATCAAACAAAACAAAGTAAATGATTTAAGCGAGGTTTAAATCCAATTTTATGACCTTACATCATTATTATGATTTTATTAATTGTTGTTCCATTACTAATTATCTTATTATATTCATTTATTCAACCAACCGGAAATAGTTTAGTTTTTGAAATTAATTTTAAAAATTTTGTAACTTTTTTATCAGAACGAAAATTTGTAATTGCATTATTATTAGCACTAGGTTATTCATTTATTGCGGCGCTAATTGCAATTGTAATCGCGTATCCGGTTGCTTATGTAATGGCCTTTTGTAAGTCAAAACTATTATCAAAAAATATTTGAATTCTGGTAACTTTACCAATTTGAATTAATATGTTACTAAAAATTATTGGATTACAAACTTTATTTAATATTATTGCCCCAGGATTATTGGGAACCCCAATTTCAGTTGTAATCGGAATGGTATATGCTTTTTTACCGTTTGTAATTTTGCCAATTTATAACAGTTTAGATAAAATTGATAAATCATTAATTGAAGCTTCAAAAGATTTGGGGGCAAATGGTTTTAAGACATTTTGAAAAGTTGTTTTTCGCCAATCAATTCCAGGAATTATTGCTGGAGGAACGTTGTTATTAGTTCAAGCAGCAACCTCTTTGATTATTGTGAAGTTTATGGGGAATGGCCGTATTAATTTAATTGTTGATGTAATTGAATCGTATTTCTTTAAAGGAGAAAACTTTGGAATTGGTGCCGCAATTTCAGTTATTTTAGCAATTATTGTTTTTCTAATTATTGTGTTATCAAACTTATTATCAAGATATTTTGAAACAAGAAAGGGGCGTCGTAATGAAAAAATTTCTTAA
- a CDS encoding ABC transporter permease subunit: MKKFLKSSYMALIMLFIYVPIMILILFSFNSGESMSIFNGFSDRWYKQLANEQPFLQSIIVSVFTAVIATVISVVIGTLAAIGLSRARKITQKMTLSITNIPLINADIITAVSLMMLFIALGANFGMLTLVMAHISFDVPYVIITVLPRLRKVDPKLLEASLDLGAKPSQTLRKIILPILKPAIIAAAAIAFAMSFDDFIISYFTGGDDVNVATFIYTMKRIKPFINAFGTICIAIIAFVIIGWNGWNIYKINYNRLRREMLKGTYKDKDIMRYEKKLALFYHQLNTKTFQSEKQKEHLRWKIIKLEKKYDKTLVWIKNKKQTFIERQEIKENINKMSRKKFRWFARSWKPATLAIISVGSIGLLTGVYISNNIYDLAVANWGGYITSDLISNFEKKYNVKVKYSVYDSNETLYNKLYTTHYDVMVPSDYMVNKLAQEGRLEEIDYQKLNSVDKNFNIIKPNPTYDENNSGKWTIGNQYFNDLNVDIAAVKKINPEFYKNCIETNIDPTQSKCFDKTYAASLNNGLLNILNKNEVKVTDKLAVQSNADIKTIVNYSLPYFWGEVSLVVNPTKSNLDFLQDIFSKANVNLPGQAKGKFGYQREKWDSAINRDQIAINEVTYNNVYSNGISWDILWQAAAAKKRVLVNNDPRNLFMLANEKNYFEPVPKTQSQVDVDYNELTTLLKYNNVALMNDELLNAVGDGNFDFAFMYNGDAIYADTLFANSRKEASGTKLIITRPRATTQWTPQTTEGTNIWSDNMVLAKNARHKDLAYKFMNYVVQNSTALTEEANYTSPYQQVMDYENNYNYYSNGHNPDSGAMVNYRRDYVPVARFDQTLQQYIAKPQISDGPFMLTDLDAYLLNKYNILIAGKN; this comes from the coding sequence ATGAAAAAATTTCTTAAATCATCTTATATGGCATTAATTATGTTGTTTATTTATGTTCCAATTATGATTTTAATTTTGTTTTCATTTAACAGTGGAGAGAGTATGAGTATCTTTAATGGTTTTTCTGATCGTTGATATAAGCAACTTGCCAATGAGCAACCATTTCTTCAAAGTATTATTGTTTCTGTTTTTACCGCTGTTATTGCAACAGTAATTTCGGTTGTAATTGGTACATTAGCAGCGATTGGTTTAAGTCGTGCCCGCAAAATTACACAAAAAATGACATTATCAATTACTAATATTCCATTAATTAATGCTGATATTATTACGGCTGTTTCGTTAATGATGTTATTTATTGCGTTGGGAGCTAACTTTGGGATGCTTACCTTAGTAATGGCCCATATTTCGTTTGATGTTCCTTATGTAATTATTACCGTTTTACCACGGTTACGAAAAGTTGATCCAAAATTACTTGAAGCATCATTAGATTTAGGAGCAAAACCATCACAAACATTACGAAAAATTATTTTGCCAATTTTAAAACCAGCAATAATTGCTGCTGCTGCAATTGCTTTTGCAATGAGTTTTGATGATTTTATTATTTCATATTTCACGGGGGGTGATGATGTTAACGTTGCAACATTCATTTACACAATGAAACGGATCAAACCTTTTATTAATGCATTTGGAACAATTTGCATTGCAATTATTGCTTTTGTTATTATTGGTTGAAACGGTTGAAACATTTATAAAATTAATTACAATCGCTTACGTCGTGAAATGTTAAAAGGAACCTACAAAGATAAAGATATTATGCGTTATGAAAAGAAATTAGCGTTATTCTATCATCAACTTAATACCAAAACATTTCAAAGTGAAAAACAAAAAGAACATTTACGTTGAAAAATTATTAAATTAGAAAAAAAATATGACAAAACTTTAGTATGAATTAAAAATAAAAAACAAACTTTTATTGAACGACAAGAAATTAAAGAAAACATTAATAAGATGTCACGAAAAAAATTTCGTTGATTTGCTCGTAGTTGAAAACCAGCAACGTTAGCAATCATTTCAGTTGGTTCAATTGGACTATTAACAGGAGTTTATATTAGTAATAATATTTATGACTTAGCAGTTGCAAACTGAGGTGGTTATATTACTTCGGACTTAATTAGTAACTTTGAAAAGAAATATAATGTTAAAGTTAAATATAGTGTTTATGATAGTAATGAAACATTGTATAACAAACTATATACAACACATTATGATGTTATGGTTCCAAGTGATTATATGGTTAATAAATTAGCACAAGAAGGACGCTTAGAAGAGATCGACTATCAAAAATTAAATAGTGTTGATAAAAACTTCAATATTATTAAACCTAATCCAACATATGATGAAAATAATTCAGGTAAATGAACAATTGGTAATCAATATTTTAATGATTTGAATGTTGATATTGCCGCAGTCAAAAAGATAAATCCAGAATTTTATAAAAATTGTATTGAGACAAATATTGATCCAACGCAATCAAAATGTTTTGATAAAACATATGCGGCGTCATTAAATAATGGTTTGTTAAATATTTTAAATAAAAACGAAGTTAAGGTTACTGACAAATTAGCGGTCCAATCTAATGCTGATATCAAAACAATTGTAAATTACAGTTTACCATACTTTTGAGGAGAAGTTTCGTTAGTTGTTAATCCAACAAAAAGTAACTTAGATTTTTTACAAGACATTTTTTCCAAAGCAAATGTTAATTTACCAGGACAAGCAAAAGGTAAATTTGGTTATCAACGTGAAAAATGAGATTCTGCAATAAATCGTGATCAAATTGCTATTAATGAAGTTACTTACAACAATGTTTATTCAAATGGAATTTCATGAGATATTCTATGACAAGCAGCGGCAGCTAAGAAACGAGTTCTAGTAAATAATGATCCACGAAATTTATTTATGTTAGCGAATGAAAAAAACTATTTTGAACCAGTTCCAAAAACACAAAGTCAAGTTGACGTAGATTATAATGAGCTAACAACACTGTTAAAATATAATAATGTTGCTTTAATGAACGATGAGTTGCTTAATGCTGTTGGTGATGGAAACTTTGACTTTGCTTTTATGTATAATGGTGATGCTATTTATGCTGACACATTATTCGCAAATAGTAGAAAAGAAGCTAGTGGGACAAAATTAATTATTACTCGCCCACGAGCAACAACACAGTGAACACCGCAAACAACTGAAGGAACAAATATTTGAAGTGACAATATGGTATTAGCAAAAAATGCTCGGCATAAAGATTTAGCCTATAAGTTTATGAATTATGTTGTTCAAAATTCAACAGCATTAACAGAAGAAGCAAATTATACTTCACCTTATCAACAAGTAATGGATTATGAAAATAATTATAACTATTATAGTAATGGTCATAATCCTGATTCGGGGGCAATGGTTAACTATCGTCGTGATTATGTCCCAGTAGCAAGATTTGATCAAACTCTTCAACAGTATATTGCTAAGCCGCAAATTTCAGATGGTCCATTTATGTTAACTGACTTAGACGCGTATCTTTTAAATAAATATAATATTTTAATTGCTGGAAAAAATTAG
- a CDS encoding ComEC/Rec2 family competence protein, translating into MLGGIILFNYLLLINSYYTILIIFILIFILIWQQQKIYLWVLILAIIISAILFYYLKHPNFYQNQIASGQIQKKGVGYYYLQIGWKQYFLKTTLNFELHDQVYLQGYYSAITSSPNIYELNLHHWLNANNIFYQFNLTKVIEVKTGTSILAKITNFFNNYDDLTKDTIYLILFGQKTKTTFNLYNDFVKMGVIHLLIVSGYHINILFYFLDRLFKRIFRRKIYYYFIYGFLFFYLYLLNYSFASVKVVILLTLSLFNTHFLQKKLSLHQIWGLNVFLVLLFFPYSFLSSGFWYSFTVTLFIFTFQTKTKHYAFYQKLFYYNFMIFVVLLGWTIYFNYHLNFASMLFNLLLTPILVVIYLLSFLIVWLPPCYFIYQFFYFLLSNYVALCTKINLMWNVGVVNIGYIVLYYLILLSIINSIRWWKKLFTFMLIFFLLCTSFQNSFFSVNYSITMLNVGNGQTIVLQDHRALKTVLYDVGVGRGRSKQLVRNYLRWAGINWIDAVFISHQHDDHYNNLFEVQNYFLVKQIIQNNTNLKTIWFGGMKFTILHRSINDADENNNSLVVLVKINNIKILLTGDISQKVELNLLNQDLSTVNLLQVAIMVRQRVLACLFLQRIQPRFCFISGEKTKQQKYPAATVLENLQTVNCQIYFTGDKQNLQFNIIGKQPMLKLF; encoded by the coding sequence TTGCTTGGAGGAATAATTCTTTTTAATTATTTACTATTAATAAATAGTTACTATACCATTTTAATTATTTTTATTCTAATTTTTATTTTAATTTGACAGCAACAAAAGATTTACTTATGAGTTTTAATTTTGGCAATTATTATATCAGCAATTTTATTTTATTATTTAAAGCATCCAAATTTTTATCAAAATCAAATTGCTTCTGGGCAAATTCAAAAAAAGGGGGTCGGATATTATTATTTACAAATTGGTTGAAAACAATATTTTTTAAAAACAACACTTAATTTTGAGTTGCATGACCAAGTTTATTTGCAAGGATATTATTCTGCGATTACTTCATCACCTAATATTTATGAATTAAATCTTCATCATTGATTAAATGCTAACAATATTTTTTATCAGTTTAATTTAACAAAAGTAATTGAAGTTAAAACGGGAACTAGTATTCTTGCTAAGATTACAAATTTTTTTAATAATTATGATGACTTAACTAAAGACACAATTTATTTAATTTTGTTTGGTCAAAAAACAAAAACAACATTTAATTTATATAATGATTTTGTTAAAATGGGGGTCATTCATTTGCTAATTGTTTCTGGATATCATATTAATATTTTATTTTATTTTTTAGATAGATTGTTTAAACGAATCTTTCGAAGAAAGATTTACTATTATTTTATTTATGGTTTCCTGTTTTTTTATTTGTATCTTTTGAACTATTCTTTTGCAAGTGTTAAAGTCGTTATTTTATTAACCCTTTCATTATTTAATACTCATTTTTTGCAAAAAAAATTATCATTACATCAAATATGAGGACTAAATGTTTTTTTAGTTTTATTATTTTTCCCGTATAGTTTTTTGTCAAGTGGTTTTTGATACAGCTTTACCGTAACTTTATTTATTTTTACTTTTCAGACAAAAACAAAACATTATGCTTTTTATCAAAAATTATTTTATTATAATTTTATGATTTTTGTTGTATTACTTGGTTGAACAATCTATTTTAATTATCATTTAAATTTTGCTAGCATGTTGTTTAATTTGTTATTAACACCAATTTTAGTGGTAATCTATTTACTTTCATTTTTAATTGTCTGATTGCCACCTTGTTATTTTATTTATCAATTCTTTTACTTTTTATTAAGTAACTATGTTGCTCTTTGTACAAAAATTAATTTAATGTGGAATGTCGGTGTTGTTAATATCGGTTATATTGTTTTATATTATCTTATTTTATTAAGTATTATCAATAGCATTCGATGATGAAAAAAGTTATTTACTTTTATGTTAATATTTTTTTTACTTTGTACTAGTTTTCAAAATAGTTTTTTTAGTGTTAATTATTCTATAACAATGTTAAATGTTGGTAATGGTCAGACAATTGTTCTTCAGGATCATCGAGCTTTAAAAACTGTTTTGTATGATGTTGGTGTTGGCAGGGGACGGTCAAAACAATTAGTAAGAAATTATTTAAGATGAGCAGGGATTAATTGGATTGATGCAGTTTTTATTTCGCATCAACATGATGATCATTATAATAATCTATTTGAAGTTCAAAACTATTTTTTAGTTAAGCAAATTATTCAAAATAACACTAACTTAAAAACTATTTGATTTGGCGGAATGAAGTTTACGATTTTACATCGAAGTATTAACGATGCTGATGAGAATAATAATAGTTTAGTTGTTTTAGTTAAAATTAATAATATTAAAATTCTATTGACAGGAGATATTAGTCAAAAAGTTGAACTTAATTTATTAAACCAAGATTTAAGTACTGTTAATTTATTACAGGTTGCCATCATGGTTCGGCAACGAGTTCTAGCTTGCCTTTTTTTACAAAGGATACAGCCAAGATTTTGTTTTATTTCCGGTGAAAAAACAAAACAACAAAAGTACCCTGCTGCAACAGTTTTAGAAAATTTACAAACTGTTAACTGTCAAATTTATTTTACTGGTGACAAACAAAATCTTCAATTTAATATTATTGGTAAACAACCAATGCTTAAATTATTTTAA
- the holA gene encoding DNA polymerase III subunit delta, with protein MFLIYGEDAFLIKMQKNKVLKKINPDDEYDLQEYNYLEDSLLGILNDANTIPLFSEKRIIIINDSYFITEEKIKAKIDNKEHLTHLMEYLLTPNPSTFIIFICPVNNISNRLKITKKMLELTSVLKATNLSYNELTRFIDNYVAKNNGTIKQNLINKIVEYLPNNLYIIKNELKKLLLIDKVITDDLIENNMTKYLDTDIFKLVDDLLKNDLNNFLINYHYLQERGLSSIALLALITNSVIFTRDIIVLSTLKKTPSQIAEILQIHPFRVKKIAEHMHNFSIEKANNIIKELFWIDYNIKKGIIRKEISSDLYLIKLFDIN; from the coding sequence ATGTTTTTGATATATGGTGAAGATGCTTTTTTAATTAAAATGCAGAAAAATAAGGTTTTAAAAAAAATTAATCCAGATGATGAATATGATTTACAAGAGTATAATTATTTAGAAGATTCTTTACTAGGGATTTTAAATGATGCTAATACGATACCATTGTTTTCTGAAAAAAGAATTATCATTATTAATGATAGTTATTTTATTACTGAAGAAAAAATTAAAGCAAAGATTGATAATAAGGAACATTTAACGCATTTAATGGAATATTTGTTAACTCCGAATCCAAGTACTTTTATTATTTTTATTTGTCCAGTAAATAATATTAGTAATCGTTTAAAAATAACAAAAAAAATGTTGGAGTTAACTAGTGTTTTAAAAGCAACTAATTTATCGTATAACGAACTAACAAGATTTATTGATAATTATGTTGCCAAAAATAACGGGACAATTAAGCAAAATTTAATTAATAAAATTGTTGAATATTTGCCAAATAATTTATATATTATTAAAAATGAGCTAAAGAAATTATTGTTAATTGATAAAGTGATAACTGATGATTTAATTGAAAATAATATGACAAAATATTTGGATACTGACATTTTTAAATTAGTTGATGATTTATTAAAAAACGATTTAAATAATTTTTTAATCAATTATCATTATTTACAAGAGCGTGGACTAAGCAGTATTGCTTTGCTAGCTTTAATTACTAATAGTGTTATTTTTACAAGAGATATTATCGTATTATCTACCTTAAAGAAAACACCATCACAAATTGCTGAAATCTTACAAATTCATCCTTTTCGGGTTAAAAAAATTGCTGAACATATGCATAATTTTAGTATTGAAAAAGCAAATAATATCATTAAGGAATTATTTTGAATTGATTATAATATAAAAAAGGGTATAATAAGGAAAGAAATTAGTAGTGATTTGTATTTAATTAAATTATTTGATATAAATTAA
- the rpsT gene encoding 30S ribosomal protein S20: MANIKSQIKRVKTNAKANLANKSFKSSVKTAIKKAEIAINTNEANATELVNTAVSLVDKAVTKGIYHTNKAARVKSKLMLKAN, from the coding sequence ATGGCTAATATTAAATCACAAATTAAAAGAGTAAAAACAAATGCGAAAGCTAATTTAGCAAATAAATCTTTTAAATCTTCAGTAAAAACCGCAATCAAAAAAGCAGAGATTGCAATTAATACAAATGAAGCAAACGCAACAGAACTAGTTAACACAGCAGTTAGTTTAGTGGATAAAGCAGTTACTAAAGGAATTTATCATACTAATAAAGCCGCTCGTGTTAAAAGTAAATTAATGCTTAAAGCAAATTAA
- the rpiB gene encoding ribose 5-phosphate isomerase B has product MKVFIGNDHTGVEMKNVIVEYLKAQGHQVINLGTDSDVAVDYPDLGQAVGEKVMQEKDSFGIVICGTGIGISIAANKVKGVRAALCNETILAKLAREHNNANVLALGARMIANQNATWIVETFLNTTFDAGRHAFRVDKLNKL; this is encoded by the coding sequence ATGAAAGTTTTTATTGGAAATGATCATACTGGTGTTGAAATGAAAAACGTAATTGTTGAGTACTTAAAAGCTCAAGGACATCAGGTTATTAATTTGGGAACAGATAGTGATGTAGCAGTTGATTATCCAGACTTGGGTCAGGCAGTTGGCGAGAAAGTGATGCAAGAAAAAGATAGTTTTGGTATAGTTATTTGTGGAACGGGAATTGGAATTTCAATTGCAGCGAACAAAGTAAAAGGGGTAAGGGCAGCATTGTGTAATGAAACAATTTTGGCTAAATTAGCACGTGAACACAATAATGCAAATGTTTTAGCGTTGGGTGCCCGTATGATTGCTAATCAAAATGCAACTTGAATTGTTGAAACATTTTTAAATACTACTTTTGATGCGGGACGTCATGCGTTTCGTGTTGATAAACTTAATAAATTGTAA
- a CDS encoding NifU family protein: protein MTQTNQAKDIIDNLRPYINQDGGDIEFVEVKDNVVYVRLAGACVGCGLIDSTIKDGVEQIVKQEMPDIKAVEVIM from the coding sequence ATGACACAAACAAATCAAGCAAAAGATATTATCGATAATCTTCGTCCCTATATTAACCAAGATGGTGGAGATATTGAATTTGTTGAAGTTAAAGATAATGTTGTTTATGTTCGATTAGCTGGGGCGTGTGTTGGCTGTGGATTAATTGATTCAACAATTAAAGATGGTGTTGAACAAATTGTTAAACAAGAAATGCCCGACATTAAAGCAGTAGAAGTTATTATGTAA
- a CDS encoding ribose-phosphate diphosphokinase: MEEKSFSIYGLSAGVKLADEICNMLGVVREEMETVRFADGEILVRAMNSVRGKDVYIIQSTSWPVNENLMELLIAIDALKRGSAQSINVIIPYFGYARQDRKARGRQPITCKLVANMLTTAGATRVMTVDLHSPQSMGFFDVPVDDLRSTQELVKTIIREIEKNHITEEVTIVSPDHGGLVRARDVANRLGSLAGNIAVIDKRRPKPNVSEVQFVLGDVKDRICFIVDDMIDTAGTICNAAKALKQNGAKEVYLLACHGVFSPPAKERLTEIINDGTVKKVIVTNTIDINEERLFDGLEVISIADLISQMIRAMIEKRSLSDVYLKCNEKIKKLVEKIKGIK; the protein is encoded by the coding sequence ATGGAAGAAAAAAGTTTTAGTATATATGGTCTGTCTGCTGGAGTTAAGTTAGCAGATGAAATTTGTAATATGTTAGGTGTTGTAAGAGAGGAAATGGAAACTGTTCGTTTTGCTGATGGAGAAATTCTAGTACGAGCAATGAATTCCGTTCGTGGTAAAGATGTTTACATTATTCAATCAACATCATGGCCAGTTAATGAAAATTTAATGGAGTTATTAATTGCAATTGATGCTTTAAAACGTGGAAGTGCACAAAGTATTAATGTAATTATTCCTTATTTTGGTTATGCGCGACAAGACCGTAAAGCGCGTGGCCGTCAACCAATTACTTGTAAATTAGTTGCTAATATGTTAACAACGGCGGGAGCAACAAGAGTGATGACTGTTGATTTACATTCACCACAATCAATGGGATTTTTTGATGTTCCTGTTGATGATCTACGATCAACACAAGAATTAGTAAAAACAATCATTCGTGAAATTGAAAAAAATCATATTACTGAAGAAGTAACTATTGTTTCACCAGATCATGGTGGATTAGTTCGCGCTCGTGATGTTGCTAATCGTTTAGGAAGTTTAGCGGGGAATATTGCGGTAATCGATAAACGTCGACCAAAACCAAATGTTAGTGAAGTTCAATTTGTTTTAGGAGATGTTAAAGATCGGATTTGTTTTATTGTTGATGATATGATTGATACGGCAGGAACAATTTGCAATGCCGCTAAAGCTTTAAAACAAAATGGTGCAAAAGAAGTATATTTATTAGCTTGTCATGGTGTTTTTTCACCACCAGCAAAAGAACGGCTAACTGAAATCATTAATGATGGGACTGTTAAAAAAGTCATTGTTACTAATACCATTGATATTAATGAAGAACGTTTATTTGATGGGTTAGAAGTTATTTCAATTGCTGATTTAATTTCACAAATGATTAGAGCAATGATTGAAAAACGTAGTTTATCTGATGTTTATCTAAAATGTAATGAAAAAATTAAAAAATTAGTAGAAAAAATTAAAGGAATAAAATAG